The proteins below come from a single Periophthalmus magnuspinnatus isolate fPerMag1 chromosome 7, fPerMag1.2.pri, whole genome shotgun sequence genomic window:
- the spryd4 gene encoding SPRY domain-containing protein 4: MASPAVAAAAVRLYRGPGRAVSLLCARSRRSISPLQRRPYVVTTARNDAKFKLDEKTAHSSLDLFKKDTGVIYRILGLDPSQVQNNPERFRDWAVVFGDEKIRSGRHYWEVTVKKSQQFRIGVAEALMSRDECVGTNSSSWVYGYAQRKWFAMLNNKTVPVTLVGKPDRVGILLDYEGGVLALVDVEKSSIIHCIKAKFQGEICPAFGLWDGELLTHSGLEEPAGLK, from the exons ATGGCGTCGCCCGCAGTGGCAGCAGCTGCAGTCCGCTTGTATCGAGGCCCAGGGCGGGCAGtctccctcctctgtgcccGTAGCAGACGCTCCATTAGCCCGCTGCAGAGGAGGCCTTATGTGGTCACGACAGCCAGGAACG ATGCAAAGTTCAAACTAGATGAGAAGACAGCTCACAGCAGTCTGGACCTCTTTAAGAAGGATACAGGAGTGATCTACCGCATCCTGGGATTGGACCCTTCTCAGGTGCAGAACAACCCCGAGCGCTTCCGAGACTGGGCTGTGGTTTTCGGAGATGAGAAGATCCGCAGTGGGAGGCATTACTGGGAAGTCACTGTCAAGAAATCCCAGCAATTTCGTATCGGAGTTGCGGAGGCGTTGATGTCCCGCGATGAGTGTGTGGGTACCAACAGTTCCTCTTGGGTTTACGGGTACGCTCAGAGGAAGTGGTTTGCCATGTTGAACAATAAAACCGTTCCTGTGACGCTGGTAGGAAAGCCAGACCGTGTGGGAATTCTGCTTGACTACGAGGGGGGAGTGCTAGCTCTGGTAGATGTAGAAAAAAGTAGCATTATTCATTGCATCAAAGCCAAATTTCAGGGAGAGATTTGCCCCGCCTTTGGACTGTGGGATGGGGAGCTTCTGACACACAGCGGCCTGGAGGAGCCGGCAGGCCTCAAGTGA